The genomic region GGGCGGTATCTCCACGACGGGCACCGACCCCGAGGGGTTCAAACAGGACATCATCGCGGCCAGCGCGGACACCGCCGACGAGGCCGCAGTGGACGTACTGGTCAAGAACGCGGATTCGGCCGTCGAGGACGTGCTGGTCGACACGCTCGGCGTCGAGTTCGACCTCGATTCGGAGACCGAGGAGTTCGATTACACCCGGGAGGCGGCACACTCGGAGAAGCGTATCCTCCACGTCGACGCCTCCACGGGCAAGCACATCCTCCGGCCGTTCCTGCACTACCTCGACGACCACGAGAACGTCGAGATCCTGGAGGACACCGCCGCGCTCCAGCTCATCACCCACGAGGGTCGGGTCCACGGCGCGATGCTGGACACCGAGAAGACCGGCGAACCGGTGTTCGCGGGCACAACCGTCCTCGCTACCGGCGGTATCGGCGACCTGTACGAGCGCAGCACCAATCCGGCGGGGTCGACCGGCGACGGCATCGCCATGGCCGCCCTCGCGGGGGCCGACGTGGCCGACATGGAGTTCGTGCAGTTCCACCCCACCGCCTACGCAGGTGAGGAGCCGTTCCTCCTCTCCGAGGCAGTGCGCGGGGAAGGCAGCCTGCTCCGCAATGGTGCGGGCGAACGCTTCATGCCGGACTACCACCCGGACGCCGAACTCGCCCCGCGCGACGTGGTCGCCCGGGCGGTCCAGGACGAGATAGATTCGACCGGGGAGGTCACGCTCGACGTCTCCACCCTCGACGAACCGTTCGCGGAAGCGTTCCCGGACCTCGCCGCGAAGTGCGAAGAGCACGACGTGGACTGGGATTCGGGGATTCCGGTCGCCCCCTGCGAGCACTTCCTCTGCGGGGGCGTCGACGTTGACGACCGCGGGAAGACCACCCTTGACCGGCTCTACGCCGTCGGGGAGTGCGCCCGCACCGGCGTCCACGGCGCGAACCGCCTCGCCAGCACGAGCCTGCTCGAAGGACTCGTCTGGGGCCTGCGCGCCGGTGAGGACGCGGTCGGCGTCGAGCCGGAGCCGGTCGAGGCACCGGACCTGCTCGACCGCGACCCGGACCTCCCACCGCGGTTCGCCGCCGAGAAGTTCCACCGGCTGCGCCGCGTGATGGACGAGTACCTCGGATTGCGCCGCGACCCGACCGAGATGGCCCGGGCACAGGGCGTCCTGCGCCGGCTCAAGGGCGAGGTCGACGCCTACATCCGGACCCGCACCGCGCGGGACCTGTACGAGCTCCGGAACGCGAGCGTCACGGCCCTGCTCATCTCGCGAGCAGCCGCCGGGAACGAGGAAAGCGTCGGCTGCCACTACGTCGTGAGCGAGGACGAGAAAGCCGCCGCGACTGCGGACGACTGATGGTACCACGATGATTCACGACTCCCAGATAGAGCAGTGGTTCCGCGAAGATTTGGGGCATCACGACGTGACGAACGAGGTGCCCGGCGAGACGACCGGTCGACTCGTCGCCAAAGAACCCGGCGTCGTCGCCGGGATGGACGCCGCCGAGCGCGTGTTCGACTACGTCGGTGTCGACGTGGTCGAAGCGGTCGAGGATGGCACGCAAATCGAGATGGGGGACGTGGTGCTCCGCGTCGAGGGACCGGCGAAAGCCGTCCTCCGGGCCGAACGCATCGCGGTGAACGTCGTCGGGCACGCCTCCGGCGTCGCGACCCGCACCCGGAAGGCGGTCGACGCGGCCCGCGAGGTCGACGACGACGTGCGAATCGCGGCGACCCGCAAGACCACGCCCGGCCTTCGGGGCATCGAGAAACGCGCCGTGGTGGCCGGTGGGGGCGACACCCACCGCCTCGATCTCTCGCACATGGTCCTGGTGAAGGACAACCACATCGCGGAGATGGGCCTGGAGGGGGCAATCGAGCACTTCCGCGAGCGCGTCTCGTTCGCGACGAAGATTGAGGTCGAGGTCGAGGAACCCGAAGACGCGCCGAAGGCAGCCGATGCTGGCGCAGACATCGTCCTCCTGGACAACATGCGCCCCGAGACGACGGCCGAAGCGGTCGGGTTGCTTCCCGATGGGGTGCTCGCCGAGGCCTCTGGCGGCATCACGCTGGAGACCGTCCCGGACTACGCGACGACCGGCGTCGACGTCATCTCGATGGGTTCCCTTACTCACTCCGCGGCAAGCCTGGACTACTCGTTCCGGACGGGCGAATAGGATTCGAACGCCTAGTCGAACCGCGGGTGCCACGACCGAATCGGCGAGTCACCCTCCCGTTCTTCCTCTATCTTCGAGACCGTCTGCAGGAACCACTTCGATAGCTCGAGAGAATCGTCGAGGGCCGCCGCCAGTGCAGCCACGTCCTTGACCGCCCACTCCAGCGCGGACTCGACATCGAGGGGTGCGGCGATTGCCAGTTCGTCCAGTGCGTAGATGGCTTCCGAGCGGGTCGCGGTCCGTTCGTCTTCGTCGGCGAACCGGGCCGCGAGCGCGAGAGTGGCCGTCGAGTCCGCCACAGCCGCCGGGGCGACCTTCGCAGCCCGGTATAGCACCCGAGCAGCGATTTCCCGTTCTTGTTGTCTCCCGGTCTCTAGCACGTCCACGAGCGAATCGACCGCGTCGACGCCCACGGCTGCACCGTCGGCCACGACCTCCCCCAGGAGCGACCCGAACCGGCGCTGGTCACCCTTGCTCGCGTCGAAGACCGAGTCGAGTTCGTCCGCGAGGAACGAGTCGACGAACGACGGGGCGTCGCGGGCAACGATCCCCAGCGGCCACGCGGGGTCGTCCGTGTCGTCGACCGAGAGCAGGGACCGCCCAGCCTCGGGAATCGCAGCTGGCCTGTCTTCGCCGACGGCGACGAGGAACGCTGCGGCTGCCTCGCGACCGCTGGGGTGGGGGTTAGGGAGGCAATCAGCGACGACGTCAGCCAGTTCCGCGACTGCGTCTGGGTCGTACTCTGCGACTGCCGCGAGGCCTTTGAGTGCGAGGCGTTGCCCGGTCGGGTCGATTCGGGACAGGGCGTTGCCGAGGCCGATCGTTACCGGTGACAGCAGGTCCGGGTAGTCTTCGCCCACGTCCCCGAGCGTCGCCGCCGCCCGGGTCCGAGTGGTCCGCGCGTCGGCATCGAGCGCGGCCACCAGGTCGGGGACGACCGCCGAGACGACGGTCGGGTCCACGGCTGCGATTCGTTCCAGCACCTGCACGGACTCGAGCAACAGGCTCGCATTCGGGTCGATGTGGCGCTCGAGAAGGTCGCGCAGGCGGTCGGTCACGAACTCGGGATGGCCAGTCGCCAGCACTTCGAGCGGGAACAGGTACTCGGTGTCGAACT from Haloarchaeobius sp. HME9146 harbors:
- a CDS encoding L-aspartate oxidase, whose protein sequence is MRETEILVVGTGIAGCAAALAAAREGANVLVVTKAERPEDASSDWAQGGISTTGTDPEGFKQDIIAASADTADEAAVDVLVKNADSAVEDVLVDTLGVEFDLDSETEEFDYTREAAHSEKRILHVDASTGKHILRPFLHYLDDHENVEILEDTAALQLITHEGRVHGAMLDTEKTGEPVFAGTTVLATGGIGDLYERSTNPAGSTGDGIAMAALAGADVADMEFVQFHPTAYAGEEPFLLSEAVRGEGSLLRNGAGERFMPDYHPDAELAPRDVVARAVQDEIDSTGEVTLDVSTLDEPFAEAFPDLAAKCEEHDVDWDSGIPVAPCEHFLCGGVDVDDRGKTTLDRLYAVGECARTGVHGANRLASTSLLEGLVWGLRAGEDAVGVEPEPVEAPDLLDRDPDLPPRFAAEKFHRLRRVMDEYLGLRRDPTEMARAQGVLRRLKGEVDAYIRTRTARDLYELRNASVTALLISRAAAGNEESVGCHYVVSEDEKAAATADD
- a CDS encoding HEAT repeat domain-containing protein, with the protein product MALADAVAALDSASVDERREAGRELFRHSRSRIDDFDDEAMAALADATDDPDPVVRGHAVGVLGEVAFRQGEYDEPIPRLTPVLEALTDDDERVRQTATGALWNREWMYGLGVDDRPAMAEQARVVAAGLVACLGDSGDLIRKRAARTLTGPLVASHPDPQAAAGRVLDALVDYPAHTRQLTDVLDELSEEHPAVLESHVDALLGHLDADQEQVRNAAGVALSNLVASDPELATEVLERQPDAAERITAGLRRTILATPYDRSDRRERAAAADAYADVVTSVPGLDMDAIEVFISLLASPSVDLRRAAATGLVRVARGAPARVERIDHTEGEFEPAAIEQLARTVDDPAEFDTEYLFPLEVLATGHPEFVTDRLRDLLERHIDPNASLLLESVQVLERIAAVDPTVVSAVVPDLVAALDADARTTRTRAAATLGDVGEDYPDLLSPVTIGLGNALSRIDPTGQRLALKGLAAVAEYDPDAVAELADVVADCLPNPHPSGREAAAAFLVAVGEDRPAAIPEAGRSLLSVDDTDDPAWPLGIVARDAPSFVDSFLADELDSVFDASKGDQRRFGSLLGEVVADGAAVGVDAVDSLVDVLETGRQQEREIAARVLYRAAKVAPAAVADSTATLALAARFADEDERTATRSEAIYALDELAIAAPLDVESALEWAVKDVAALAAALDDSLELSKWFLQTVSKIEEEREGDSPIRSWHPRFD
- the nadC gene encoding carboxylating nicotinate-nucleotide diphosphorylase, whose translation is MIHDSQIEQWFREDLGHHDVTNEVPGETTGRLVAKEPGVVAGMDAAERVFDYVGVDVVEAVEDGTQIEMGDVVLRVEGPAKAVLRAERIAVNVVGHASGVATRTRKAVDAAREVDDDVRIAATRKTTPGLRGIEKRAVVAGGGDTHRLDLSHMVLVKDNHIAEMGLEGAIEHFRERVSFATKIEVEVEEPEDAPKAADAGADIVLLDNMRPETTAEAVGLLPDGVLAEASGGITLETVPDYATTGVDVISMGSLTHSAASLDYSFRTGE